From the Diospyros lotus cultivar Yz01 chromosome 13, ASM1463336v1, whole genome shotgun sequence genome, one window contains:
- the LOC127788601 gene encoding PRA1 family protein A1-like — protein MDWSTVSAEDLIEALREVEWSSPPRPLSEFFSRFTFPRSYSKWSSRLKCNLYYYRTNYFIMIVFILGLGFLRRPLAVLAAAFTALSIAFLNDSFAGTFSEKVTRTVRQMSPHLAAKMRPPLTPVIRGRPSAKRTIYICGRPRWVFVFIFSSVSFILWFVSCGLLSVLWALAIGLLATVLHASFRTPNLKARLNTFREEFRAVWRNYSEL, from the exons ATGGACTGGAGCACCGTGAGCGCCGAAGATCTGATCGAAGCCCTCCGTGAAGTGGAGTGGTCGTCACCGCCTCGGCCTCTCTCTGAATTCTTCTCCAGATTCACTTTTCCCCGATCTTACTCGAAATGGAGCAGTCGCCTCAAGTGCAATCTCTACTA CTACCGGACAAATTACTTCATCATGATCGTATTCATTCTCG GGTTGGGATTCCTGAGGAGGCCACTTGCTGTCCTTGCTGCTGCTTTTACAGCTCTAAGCATTGCGTTTCTAAATGACAG CTTTGCAGGTACGTTTAGTGAGAAGGTAACCAGAACTGTGAGGCAGATGTCTCCACATTTAGCAGCAAAAATGAGGCCGCCTCTTAC GCCTGTTATTCGTGGTCGCCCATCAGCCAAAAGAACCATTTATATATGTGGAAGGCCTCGCTGGGTGTTTGTCTTCATATTCTCTTCTG TGAGTTTTATCCTTTGGTTTGTTTCTTGTGGCCTCTTGTCTGTCCTATGGGCGTTAGCCATTGGCCTTCTTG ccacTGTTCTTCACGCAAGCTTTAGAACACCCAACTTGAAAGCCCGTTTGAACACGTTCCGAGAGGAATTTCGTGCAGTTTGGCGCAATTATAGTGAGCTGTAG